A genomic window from Sulfurimonas paralvinellae includes:
- the rimO gene encoding 30S ribosomal protein S12 methylthiotransferase RimO: MSNKLHIVSLGCTKNLVDTEVMMGRLKNFELTDNNEDADVIIVNTCGFIDAAKEESLNTVLSLHEARKEDSLLVMAGCLSERYQEELQEQIPEVDIFTGVGDYDKIDELLVEKKSRFSDEVYLIDGAERVVTGSSYHAYIKLSEGCNQTCSFCAIPSFKGKLHSRDLDSIAREVEGLVKQGYWDFSFVSQDSSSYLRDQNVKDGLSLLMQRIELIEGVKSARILYLYPSTTSMKLLQNIAKSKIFHNYFDMPIQHINDDMLRMMKRGFGKDKTVELLNYMRSLPNSFVRTSFIVGHPGETEAMFEEMCEFAESFGFDRINVFAYSDEETTSAHEMQEKIDEETKADRAQILGDIAAACTQRSLENEIDKRVDIVIDSESDEHEFLLSARELLWAPEIDGEIYVNDRTDDTTELEFGKPYKAKITDLVGNILTATVDNAKTDN, translated from the coding sequence ATGTCAAACAAACTCCATATAGTCTCACTCGGATGTACAAAAAATCTCGTAGATACTGAAGTGATGATGGGACGACTCAAAAATTTTGAACTTACCGACAACAATGAAGATGCCGATGTTATCATTGTCAACACTTGTGGTTTTATCGATGCCGCAAAAGAGGAATCGCTCAATACCGTTCTTTCCCTTCATGAAGCACGTAAAGAGGACTCTCTGCTTGTTATGGCAGGTTGTTTGAGTGAGCGTTATCAAGAAGAGTTGCAGGAGCAGATTCCTGAGGTTGACATCTTCACCGGTGTAGGTGACTATGATAAAATTGATGAGCTTTTAGTAGAGAAAAAAAGCCGTTTCTCTGATGAAGTTTATCTTATCGACGGGGCAGAGCGTGTTGTGACAGGCTCAAGCTATCATGCCTACATCAAGCTCTCAGAAGGATGTAACCAAACATGCTCATTTTGTGCCATTCCATCATTTAAAGGGAAGCTGCATTCACGTGATCTTGATTCTATCGCACGTGAGGTCGAGGGACTTGTCAAACAGGGTTACTGGGATTTCTCTTTTGTTTCCCAGGATTCATCATCATACCTTCGCGACCAGAATGTAAAAGACGGGCTTTCACTTTTAATGCAGAGAATTGAACTCATTGAAGGCGTAAAAAGTGCCCGCATACTCTACCTTTACCCTTCAACAACAAGCATGAAACTCCTGCAAAACATTGCAAAAAGCAAGATCTTTCATAACTATTTCGACATGCCTATCCAACACATCAATGATGATATGCTTCGCATGATGAAACGCGGATTTGGTAAGGACAAAACAGTTGAACTGCTCAATTATATGCGCTCACTGCCAAACTCCTTTGTTCGAACAAGTTTCATCGTTGGACACCCGGGTGAAACAGAAGCGATGTTTGAAGAGATGTGTGAATTTGCCGAAAGCTTTGGATTTGACCGAATTAATGTCTTTGCTTACTCCGATGAGGAGACGACATCCGCACACGAGATGCAAGAGAAAATAGATGAAGAGACAAAAGCTGATCGAGCACAGATTTTGGGCGATATTGCTGCGGCATGTACACAAAGATCACTCGAAAATGAAATTGACAAAAGAGTCGATATCGTTATAGACTCAGAGAGTGATGAGCATGAGTTCCTACTCTCTGCTCGTGAGCTGCTCTGGGCTCCGGAGATTGATGGTGAAATCTATGTTAACGACAGAACCGACGATACGACAGAACTGGAATTTGGCAAGCCTTACAAAGCAAAGATCACTGATCTTGTCGGCAATATTTTAACTGCCACCGTAGATAATGCTAAAACAGACAACTAA
- a CDS encoding DedA family protein, with product MEDTFNNLVTYGYIGLFIYSLGGGFIGLVAAGVLSFMGKMDLSLSIAIAFAGNALGDILLFWLTRYQKSMMVEGLHKHRRKLALSHILMKKHGDWVIFIQKFIYGLKTVVPIAIALTKYDFKKFAILNIFAAAIWALVFGLSSYYFGAALSKFAIYINDNKWLAPVILVAIGGTVWLYMEKVTKKKKKK from the coding sequence TTGGAAGATACATTTAATAATTTAGTGACATATGGATATATAGGCCTCTTTATCTACTCTCTTGGCGGTGGATTTATAGGGCTTGTGGCAGCGGGAGTGCTTAGTTTTATGGGAAAGATGGATCTGTCACTTTCTATTGCTATTGCCTTTGCAGGGAATGCATTAGGCGATATTCTGCTCTTTTGGCTGACACGATATCAAAAGTCTATGATGGTCGAAGGTCTTCATAAACACAGACGAAAATTGGCACTTTCGCACATACTTATGAAAAAACATGGTGACTGGGTGATCTTTATTCAAAAGTTCATTTACGGACTTAAAACCGTTGTTCCTATTGCCATTGCCCTGACAAAGTATGATTTTAAAAAGTTTGCTATATTAAATATTTTTGCAGCGGCTATCTGGGCACTTGTATTTGGTTTGTCGAGTTATTATTTTGGAGCGGCTCTGAGTAAATTTGCTATCTATATAAATGATAACAAATGGCTTGCACCCGTCATTTTAGTTGCTATTGGCGGAACTGTGTGGCTTTATATGGAAAAAGTTACAAAGAAAAAAAAGAAAAAGTAA
- a CDS encoding transporter — protein sequence MKIFLCKNLLIISLLQMGLYAKEKSMEELSKEMANPLAQIWNLSFQNNYTTIKGDVTLPNGVHISGKNHINTTLFQPVLPIPLKNGMTAFARPVITYIDAPTGVGIHVDSPVHATAVGKNREAKLGDLILPMGVGIVRTKGWSYGGGVTFIFPTSQHKTVASHQYQAGPTALALYANDQWTVGAHLQHWWGISDDGTKNVKMANHTDIQYFIMYNLPHAWQLRASPHITYNWNGKDDNKLTLPVAFGVGKMIKIGPMPVQLMVEYQKNIIAPDTLAADSTIMMQANFIIKNPFGNL from the coding sequence ATGAAAATTTTTTTATGTAAAAATTTGCTGATAATTAGCTTATTACAAATGGGTTTATATGCTAAAGAAAAAAGTATGGAGGAGCTCTCAAAAGAGATGGCAAATCCTCTTGCACAGATTTGGAACCTTTCGTTTCAAAATAACTACACCACAATAAAAGGTGATGTTACTTTACCTAATGGTGTTCATATATCTGGTAAAAATCATATAAATACAACACTTTTTCAACCTGTCCTTCCTATCCCACTAAAAAATGGTATGACCGCATTTGCTCGTCCAGTTATTACATACATAGATGCACCAACTGGTGTTGGCATACATGTGGATAGCCCTGTACATGCTACTGCTGTCGGTAAAAACAGAGAAGCAAAACTAGGGGATTTGATTTTACCAATGGGTGTTGGTATTGTTAGGACAAAAGGTTGGTCTTATGGTGGTGGTGTTACTTTTATTTTTCCAACATCACAACATAAGACAGTAGCATCACACCAGTACCAAGCAGGACCAACAGCTCTTGCTCTGTATGCAAATGATCAATGGACAGTAGGTGCACATTTGCAACACTGGTGGGGTATATCTGATGATGGTACGAAGAATGTTAAAATGGCAAATCATACTGATATTCAGTACTTTATTATGTACAATCTTCCTCATGCTTGGCAACTTCGTGCAAGTCCACATATTACTTACAATTGGAATGGAAAAGATGATAATAAACTAACTTTACCTGTCGCGTTTGGTGTAGGAAAAATGATTAAAATCGGGCCAATGCCTGTTCAGCTTATGGTTGAGTATCAAAAAAATATCATTGCTCCTGATACTCTTGCCGCTGATTCTACTATTATGATGCAAGCGAATTTTATCATCAAAAATCCATTTGGAAACTTATAG
- the uvrB gene encoding excinuclease ABC subunit UvrB, with the protein MKKDINFEVVSPYSPAGDQPQAIEKLSNSILAGNRYQTLEGVTGSGKTHTMARVIEKTKMPTIIMTHNKTLAAQLYSEFRQFFPNNHVEYFVSYYDYYQPEAYIPRQDLFIEKDSAINDELERLRLSATANLLSYDDVIVIASVSANYGLGDPEEYQSMVQSIAVGDEISQKKLLLRLVEMGYSRNDSYFDSGHIRVNGESIDVYPPYFEQEAIRIEFFGDEIEAIYTFDVIDNKRLEDHKKFTIYSTSQFAVSQEKMAVAIKRIEEELDERLAYFQKEGKVVEYQRLKQRVEFDLEMLQTTGMCKGIENYSRLLTDKKPGEAPFTLLDYFEVRHKDYLIIVDESHVSLPQFRGMYAGDRARKEVLVDYGFRLPSALDNRPLKLDEYIEKAPHYLFVSATPNEYELERSAVKAQQIIRPTGLLDPIIDIRPSDNQVEDIHDEIKKITQKDERVLITVLTKKMAEALTKYLADLGIKVQYMHSDIDTIERNQIIRSLRLGEFDVLIGINLLREGLDLPEVSLVAILDADKEGFLRSETALIQTIGRAARNENGRVVLYANKMTGSMQRAIEITKKRRSLQEAFNKEHGITPTTTKRTLDENLKLEDAGGLYEKHKKMDKMPSSERKALVKELSLKMKAAAKELNFEEAARLRDEITKIKKL; encoded by the coding sequence ATGAAAAAAGATATAAACTTTGAAGTGGTCTCACCCTACAGTCCGGCGGGTGATCAGCCACAGGCTATAGAAAAACTCAGTAACAGCATCCTTGCAGGAAATAGATACCAGACACTCGAAGGGGTGACGGGTTCAGGTAAAACACATACGATGGCACGTGTGATAGAGAAGACAAAGATGCCGACTATCATCATGACACATAACAAAACACTTGCGGCACAGCTTTATAGTGAATTTCGACAATTCTTTCCAAATAATCATGTTGAGTATTTTGTATCATATTATGACTATTATCAGCCGGAGGCTTATATTCCAAGGCAGGACCTTTTCATTGAAAAGGATTCAGCTATCAATGATGAGCTTGAACGTCTGCGACTCTCTGCAACGGCAAATCTGCTCTCATATGATGATGTCATTGTTATCGCTTCTGTATCTGCAAATTACGGTTTGGGAGACCCCGAGGAGTATCAGAGTATGGTGCAGTCCATTGCAGTCGGCGATGAGATAAGCCAGAAAAAACTGCTGCTTCGTCTGGTTGAGATGGGTTACTCACGCAATGACAGCTACTTTGACAGTGGGCATATTCGTGTCAACGGTGAAAGCATCGATGTCTATCCTCCATATTTTGAACAAGAAGCTATCCGTATAGAGTTCTTTGGTGATGAGATAGAAGCAATCTATACTTTTGATGTCATCGACAACAAACGGCTCGAAGACCATAAAAAGTTTACAATCTACTCTACAAGTCAGTTTGCCGTCTCTCAAGAGAAGATGGCAGTAGCGATCAAACGTATAGAAGAAGAGCTTGATGAGAGACTTGCGTATTTTCAAAAAGAGGGAAAGGTCGTTGAGTATCAACGCTTAAAGCAACGGGTTGAGTTCGATCTTGAGATGCTGCAGACAACGGGAATGTGTAAAGGTATTGAGAACTATTCAAGACTGCTTACAGATAAAAAGCCCGGAGAAGCTCCTTTTACACTGCTTGACTATTTTGAGGTTCGTCATAAGGATTATTTGATCATTGTTGATGAGTCACACGTATCTCTGCCGCAGTTTCGCGGTATGTATGCGGGTGATAGAGCAAGAAAAGAGGTGCTTGTTGATTATGGCTTTCGATTGCCGAGTGCGCTTGATAATCGTCCTTTAAAGCTTGATGAGTACATCGAAAAAGCACCGCACTATCTTTTTGTCTCTGCCACACCGAATGAGTATGAGTTAGAGAGATCGGCAGTAAAAGCTCAGCAGATCATCCGTCCTACCGGTCTGCTTGATCCTATTATTGATATACGACCATCGGATAATCAAGTCGAGGATATTCATGACGAGATCAAAAAGATAACGCAAAAAGATGAGCGTGTGCTTATAACGGTACTGACAAAAAAAATGGCAGAGGCACTCACGAAATATCTTGCTGATTTAGGTATAAAAGTACAGTATATGCACTCGGACATTGATACGATCGAGAGAAACCAGATCATCCGTTCACTAAGACTTGGAGAGTTCGATGTTCTCATTGGGATCAATCTCCTGCGTGAGGGGCTTGATCTGCCGGAAGTAAGCCTGGTAGCCATACTCGATGCAGATAAAGAGGGCTTTTTACGGAGTGAAACGGCCCTCATTCAAACAATAGGACGTGCAGCTCGTAATGAAAACGGGCGTGTTGTTTTGTATGCGAATAAGATGACAGGTTCGATGCAAAGAGCCATAGAGATAACGAAAAAAAGAAGATCTCTGCAGGAAGCTTTCAACAAAGAACATGGCATCACACCAACGACGACAAAGCGGACACTCGATGAGAATTTAAAACTCGAAGATGCCGGCGGACTCTATGAAAAACATAAAAAAATGGATAAAATGCCCTCAAGTGAGAGAAAAGCATTGGTAAAAGAACTCTCTTTAAAGATGAAAGCAGCGGCAAAAGAGCTGAACTTTGAAGAGGCGGCTCGCTTGCGTGATGAGATAACAAAAATAAAAAAATTATAA
- a CDS encoding amidohydrolase: MKAFTLLFSILSVFSLTLSADKLEQTLFYGGDIITMEGNKPTYVEAVITRNGKIIYAGKKAAAFNNFAGKTVGVDLKGKTMMPGFIEPHLHPLIAAILLSGDIVAPHDWNVPDGIKKGVEGHDAYLARLKQSIAKYGKKDDVLFIWGYHQLWHGTLNREILNKISPNNPVAVLHRSFHEVFLNDKAIELFKIKEEDYKGNPQVEWDKGHFFEGGWQALAPKIAPFMLNPVKYKKGLADMTKLMEKNGITTIAEPGFPNVNFDMEYNLLKSEMDKKPSYEIYNILNAGQLSVAKGSIEKATQFMEASPAKYNTQNIKILPKQVKLFADGAIYSLAMQMKEGYTDGFKGQWMTPLKIFKKQMNYYWDRGYKIHIHANGDLGIQRCIDTVREMQKRNPRKDHRLTLHHLGYFTSKQADEMKELGIEASVNPYYLWALTEKYSKYGLGKKKSRELGAYEVS, encoded by the coding sequence ATGAAAGCTTTTACATTACTCTTCTCAATCCTGAGCGTTTTTAGTTTAACACTAAGTGCAGATAAATTAGAACAGACGCTATTTTACGGTGGTGACATCATCACTATGGAGGGTAACAAGCCAACATATGTTGAAGCAGTAATTACTCGTAATGGTAAAATAATTTATGCAGGAAAAAAAGCAGCTGCATTTAATAATTTTGCTGGAAAAACGGTAGGTGTAGACCTCAAAGGTAAAACAATGATGCCCGGGTTTATCGAGCCCCACTTACATCCTCTTATCGCGGCCATTTTACTCTCTGGTGATATTGTTGCACCACATGACTGGAATGTACCTGATGGTATTAAAAAAGGGGTTGAAGGGCATGATGCTTATCTGGCACGTCTTAAACAATCTATTGCAAAGTATGGTAAAAAAGATGATGTACTTTTTATATGGGGTTATCATCAACTGTGGCATGGAACGTTAAACCGTGAAATACTCAATAAAATATCTCCAAACAATCCTGTAGCTGTACTTCACCGCTCTTTTCATGAAGTGTTTTTAAATGACAAAGCCATTGAACTTTTTAAAATTAAAGAAGAAGATTATAAAGGCAATCCTCAGGTAGAGTGGGACAAAGGGCACTTCTTTGAAGGTGGTTGGCAGGCACTGGCTCCAAAAATAGCACCCTTTATGCTGAATCCTGTAAAGTATAAAAAAGGCTTGGCGGACATGACCAAACTTATGGAGAAAAATGGTATTACCACCATAGCAGAACCAGGGTTTCCAAATGTCAATTTTGACATGGAGTATAACCTTTTGAAATCTGAAATGGATAAAAAGCCCTCTTATGAAATCTATAATATTTTAAATGCCGGTCAATTGAGTGTTGCAAAAGGCAGTATTGAAAAAGCAACGCAGTTCATGGAAGCGTCACCCGCCAAATACAATACCCAAAACATTAAAATATTACCAAAACAGGTCAAACTGTTTGCCGATGGTGCCATCTATTCGTTGGCCATGCAGATGAAAGAGGGATATACAGACGGCTTTAAAGGTCAATGGATGACACCCCTTAAAATATTTAAAAAACAGATGAATTATTACTGGGACAGAGGGTATAAAATTCATATCCATGCCAATGGCGATCTGGGTATTCAACGTTGTATAGACACCGTAAGAGAGATGCAAAAACGCAACCCGAGAAAAGATCATAGATTAACGCTTCACCATTTGGGGTATTTTACTTCTAAGCAAGCAGATGAGATGAAAGAACTTGGTATAGAGGCATCTGTAAACCCGTACTATTTATGGGCATTGACAGAAAAATATTCTAAATACGGGTTGGGAAAAAAAAAGAGCAGAGAACTTGGTGCCTATGAAGTTTCTTAA
- the pckA gene encoding phosphoenolpyruvate carboxykinase (ATP), whose product MKVQLEELGLKNVGKIYHNLSYDELIKHELENGEVRRTKSGATAVDTGIFTGRSPKDKYFVDRSPSNKYIAWGDVNQKISEEIFDELLELSREQLSGKDLYVTDVYSGASPASKKSIRFVTEIAWQSHFVKNMFIRPTASELEVFKSDFTVLNACKAVNDRWKEHGMNSEVFVLFDVERNLCIIGGTWYGGELKKGIFSMMNYWLPLDGKLSMHCSANVGKENDTALFFGLSGTGKTTLSTDPNRALIGDDEHGWDDHGVFNFEGGCYAKVINLDAKSEPEIYGAIREDALLENVVMDDDGDVNYEDDSKTENTRVSYPIEHIENHKADLMAGHPKNIIFLSADAFGVLPPVSKLTREQAMYYFLSGYTAKVAGTERGITEPVATFSACFGEAFMTLHPTVYAKLLGEKIDKHDVNVYLVNTGWTGGGYGVGKRMSLKDTRACINAILDGSINDSEFDTTKTFRLQVPKTLGNINPDLLNPRNAWEDKEAFDRTRDQLAEMFIENFKRYQDAESEFDFSAAGPKVES is encoded by the coding sequence ATGAAAGTACAATTAGAAGAATTAGGGCTTAAAAATGTAGGTAAGATCTATCATAATCTTAGTTATGATGAACTTATCAAGCATGAGCTTGAAAATGGTGAAGTAAGACGCACAAAGAGTGGTGCGACGGCTGTTGACACAGGTATCTTTACAGGAAGAAGCCCAAAAGACAAATATTTTGTAGACAGATCACCATCGAATAAATACATTGCATGGGGTGACGTCAATCAAAAGATCAGTGAAGAAATTTTTGATGAACTTTTAGAGCTCTCACGTGAACAACTCTCAGGTAAAGACCTTTATGTAACAGATGTATATAGTGGTGCAAGTCCCGCTTCTAAAAAATCTATCCGCTTTGTAACAGAGATTGCCTGGCAATCTCACTTTGTAAAGAACATGTTTATCCGTCCTACTGCTTCAGAACTGGAAGTTTTCAAATCTGATTTCACAGTTTTAAATGCCTGTAAAGCGGTCAATGACAGATGGAAAGAGCATGGAATGAATTCCGAAGTATTTGTACTGTTTGATGTAGAGAGAAACTTATGTATCATCGGCGGTACATGGTATGGTGGTGAACTTAAAAAGGGTATCTTCTCTATGATGAACTACTGGCTTCCACTTGACGGGAAACTCTCTATGCACTGTTCTGCAAATGTTGGAAAAGAGAATGATACAGCGCTTTTCTTCGGTCTCAGCGGTACCGGAAAAACAACACTCTCAACAGATCCAAACCGTGCACTTATCGGTGATGATGAGCACGGTTGGGATGATCATGGTGTCTTTAACTTCGAAGGTGGATGCTACGCAAAAGTCATTAACCTCGATGCAAAAAGCGAACCTGAGATCTATGGTGCCATCCGTGAAGATGCACTCCTTGAAAATGTTGTCATGGATGATGACGGTGACGTCAATTATGAAGATGACTCAAAAACAGAAAACACACGTGTCTCTTACCCGATCGAGCATATTGAAAATCACAAAGCTGATCTTATGGCAGGGCATCCTAAAAACATTATCTTCCTCTCTGCAGATGCTTTTGGTGTTCTTCCTCCGGTATCAAAACTTACACGTGAACAGGCAATGTACTACTTCTTAAGTGGTTATACTGCAAAAGTAGCAGGAACAGAGCGTGGTATCACAGAGCCGGTAGCCACTTTCTCTGCATGTTTTGGTGAGGCATTTATGACGCTTCACCCGACTGTTTATGCAAAACTACTTGGCGAAAAGATCGATAAACACGATGTAAATGTCTATCTTGTAAACACTGGCTGGACAGGCGGCGGTTATGGCGTTGGAAAACGCATGAGCTTGAAAGATACACGTGCTTGTATCAATGCTATTTTAGACGGTTCTATTAACGACAGTGAATTTGACACGACAAAAACTTTTAGACTTCAAGTGCCAAAAACACTTGGAAATATCAACCCTGACCTTCTCAACCCTCGTAATGCATGGGAAGACAAAGAAGCCTTTGATAGAACACGTGACCAATTAGCCGAAATGTTCATCGAGAACTTCAAACGCTATCAAGATGCTGAGAGTGAATTTGACTTCTCAGCAGCAGGACCGAAAGTAGAAAGCTAA
- a CDS encoding amidohydrolase family protein — MKFLKDRGIPFSLHSDFAMAPAEPLTLVWTAVNRVTDKGRPVSQDQRIDLFTAMQGITINAARTLNLENKIGSIKAGKTANFTLLNENPFKVKKMHIKDIEVAGVVFRGDLKIREPKLVGGDKDTHGCIGSAGYKWCAKIQNCERPWELAKDKSFKNSAEAFNSFCQNK; from the coding sequence ATGAAGTTTCTTAAAGACAGAGGCATTCCATTTTCTCTACACTCAGATTTTGCTATGGCGCCGGCTGAACCACTGACGCTTGTGTGGACAGCTGTCAATAGAGTAACAGATAAAGGGAGACCTGTTTCTCAAGATCAACGTATTGATCTCTTTACAGCAATGCAAGGAATTACAATAAATGCAGCAAGAACATTGAATCTTGAAAATAAAATAGGATCCATAAAAGCAGGTAAAACAGCAAATTTTACACTTCTTAATGAAAACCCGTTTAAAGTCAAAAAAATGCATATTAAAGATATCGAAGTTGCAGGAGTTGTGTTTAGAGGTGATCTTAAAATTAGAGAACCAAAACTGGTCGGCGGAGACAAAGATACTCACGGTTGTATCGGCTCTGCCGGTTATAAGTGGTGTGCTAAAATACAAAACTGTGAAAGACCATGGGAATTAGCAAAAGATAAAAGTTTTAAAAATAGTGCAGAAGCATTTAACAGTTTTTGCCAAAACAAGTGA
- a CDS encoding outer membrane beta-barrel protein, which translates to MKKRLTKIALAASLLSMPAVVGANEYTSLFAVEGGYNKVSADVTESGQMFSVQDSKLGSAGLKLGAQGENFRVFLSARYYDAEDFSKLDTLGAEVEYLFHFSKPVSFFLSANAGKAFMKVGSKPYYASVSTNEYYYGGGAGFNVTVTDLIDVEVGARYIDLDSEVTQGTATYKFNSITSAYGSIIFKWQMD; encoded by the coding sequence ATGAAAAAAAGATTGACAAAAATAGCATTGGCGGCATCGCTTTTAAGTATGCCTGCAGTCGTTGGAGCGAATGAATATACATCATTGTTTGCAGTAGAGGGTGGATACAATAAAGTAAGTGCAGATGTGACTGAGTCTGGACAAATGTTTAGTGTTCAAGATAGCAAATTAGGCAGTGCGGGTTTAAAACTCGGTGCACAGGGAGAGAACTTTAGAGTTTTTTTAAGTGCTCGTTATTATGATGCAGAAGATTTTAGTAAACTCGATACATTGGGTGCGGAAGTTGAGTATCTGTTCCATTTCTCAAAACCTGTCAGCTTCTTTCTCAGTGCAAATGCCGGAAAAGCATTTATGAAAGTTGGATCAAAACCTTATTATGCATCCGTTTCTACAAATGAGTACTACTATGGTGGCGGTGCAGGGTTTAATGTGACTGTAACTGATCTAATCGATGTTGAGGTTGGTGCTAGATACATAGACTTGGACAGTGAAGTAACACAAGGAACTGCTACATATAAATTTAACAGTATTACTTCTGCGTATGGAAGTATTATCTTCAAATGGCAGATGGATTAA
- a CDS encoding NAD(P)/FAD-dependent oxidoreductase, translated as MNLYDVIILGAGASGLMCAGNLPKKMKVAMIDGNSKPAKKLKISGGGKCNITNVSVALNNYDGDAALLSAVFKKFDKEKLLDLLDRNRVELELRKGRYYFCKKSSDDIINLLSRNAKKAEQILGEKILEVHKRGEHFEVKTDKRVLQSKRVVVATGGESFKNLGASDVGLQIAQNFGLHIKKFTPALVGLTLQKEQFWMKELSGLSCFVEIGVEDRVLREEMLFTHKGISGPAVLSASLYWKKGDIFINFLPDREIKELIKSGGKKLISSVIPLPKRLSKALLSAIGMKDKECSKVQKCELEQLEKLHHYTFAPAGNFGFSKAEVSRGGIATDELDMQSLESKKVKGLYFIGEVVDITGELGGYNFQWSFSSAYVCAKAIK; from the coding sequence ATGAATTTATATGATGTGATTATTCTCGGTGCCGGTGCGAGTGGTTTGATGTGTGCGGGAAATTTGCCAAAGAAGATGAAAGTAGCTATGATTGACGGCAACAGTAAGCCTGCCAAGAAGCTTAAAATTTCCGGCGGTGGGAAATGCAATATCACAAATGTGAGTGTCGCACTCAATAATTATGATGGTGATGCAGCACTCTTGTCGGCTGTCTTTAAAAAATTTGACAAAGAAAAGCTGCTTGATCTTTTGGACAGAAATAGAGTTGAACTAGAACTTCGTAAAGGTCGCTATTACTTTTGTAAAAAAAGCTCGGATGATATCATAAATCTTCTCTCACGCAATGCAAAGAAGGCAGAACAGATTTTAGGAGAAAAGATTTTGGAAGTGCACAAGCGTGGTGAGCATTTTGAAGTCAAAACAGACAAAAGAGTGCTGCAGTCAAAAAGAGTTGTCGTTGCAACGGGTGGCGAGAGTTTTAAAAATCTCGGTGCGAGTGATGTTGGTCTTCAAATCGCCCAAAATTTTGGCTTGCATATTAAAAAGTTTACTCCGGCGCTTGTCGGACTCACGCTGCAAAAAGAGCAGTTTTGGATGAAAGAGCTAAGCGGGCTCTCTTGTTTTGTAGAGATAGGGGTAGAAGATAGAGTCTTGCGTGAGGAGATGTTGTTCACACACAAAGGAATCAGTGGCCCGGCGGTACTCTCTGCCTCGCTTTACTGGAAAAAAGGTGATATCTTCATCAATTTTCTGCCAGACAGAGAGATAAAAGAGTTGATAAAGAGCGGTGGTAAAAAACTGATATCTTCGGTTATTCCATTGCCAAAACGACTTTCAAAAGCTCTGCTTAGTGCCATTGGTATGAAAGATAAAGAGTGTAGCAAAGTACAAAAGTGTGAACTTGAACAGCTTGAGAAACTGCACCATTATACTTTTGCTCCGGCAGGCAACTTCGGTTTTTCAAAAGCTGAGGTAAGTCGGGGCGGTATTGCGACCGATGAGCTTGATATGCAAAGTTTGGAGTCAAAAAAAGTAAAAGGGCTTTATTTTATCGGCGAAGTTGTCGATATAACCGGAGAACTTGGAGGTTATAACTTCCAATGGTCCTTTTCATCTGCCTATGTTTGTGCAAAAGCGATAAAATAG